One Bemisia tabaci chromosome 7, PGI_BMITA_v3 DNA window includes the following coding sequences:
- the LOC140223722 gene encoding uncharacterized protein isoform X3, whose amino-acid sequence MITFAIVLFTEEEDSPAVVRDDWLRVNDTKSFWPSFARSKCQIEKLLTDVNIFPREEDGWELCPVRVLCKGIDDLITAKASAKTAEFTSDIELSGRSKRIIKPVQRYNFDGSSEDDEASNSINNRKRQKKQEKPALPFHPLPQAPAIYASSRVPVDLVKQSPSDFISPSKASPTLNTNENNNFNSTHDQRTSDDAILRKLHYIQTSVDSLARMVEVLSKKVDSISGFIISVAEAPKDLSAGVSSNPLALEELLPCRDNDSLVKVNDQLIDSNEARVKLVRILSNVGGKTTKDKLFGMMKRIMNDDVAILYSFKGQSHSKKSFEDLKFLKLMTILQDQKAPDATDVYIKDVVADWLIQAKTRRSRKLSRALKKTENVIQGDENAHSQNPVDCNPGIQNPQNEEILSAVHSGLDIASVMLTSL is encoded by the exons ATGATAACATTTGCTATCGTTTTGTTTACGGAGGAAGAGGATTCTCCTGCAGTGGTGAGGGATGACTGGCTGCGTGTCAATGACACCAAAAGTTTCTGGCCATCGTTCGCAAGGTCCAAATGTCAAATTGAAAAGCTTCTTACTGATGTGAACATTTTCCCAAGAGAAGAGGACGGGTGGGAGTTGTGTCCTGTCCGAGTTCTTTGCAAGGGAATTG ATGATCTCATAACAGCTAAAGCTTCTGCCAAAACAGCTGAGTTTACTTCGGACATTGAACTTTCAGGCAGGTCCAAGAGAATTATCAAACCTGTCCAAAGGTACAACTTCGACGGAAGTTCTGAAGATGATGAGGCTTCAAACTCCATCAATAATCGAAAAAGACAAAAGAAACAAGAGAAGCCGGCTCTACCATTTCATCCCCTTCCTCAAGCTCCGGCAATATATGCTTCTTCTAGGGTACCTGTTGATCTCGTAAAGCAGTCTCCATCAGATTTTATATCTCCCTCAAAGGCATCACCAACTTTGAACACTAACGAGAACAATAATTTCAATTCCACCCATGACCAACGTACCTCTG ATGATGCCATCCTTAGAAAATTGCATTATATCCAGACTTCCGTCGATTCACTAGCCAGAATGGTAGAAGTACTGTCTAAAAAAGTGGACTCAATCAGTGGATTTATAATCTCAGTAGCTGAAGCTCCTAAAGATCTCTCTGCAGGTGTCAGCAGTAACCCATTGGCCTTAGAAGAACTTTTGCCATGTCGTGACAATGATTCTTTGGTGAAGGTGAACGATCAGCTAATTGATTCAAATGAAGCAAGAGTGAAATTA gTGAGAATCCTATCAAATGTGGGAGGCAAAACCACCAAAGATAAACTGTTTGGAATGATGAAGAGGATAATGAATGATGACGTTGCAATCCTCTATAGTTTTAAAGGGCAGTCGCACAGCAAAAAATCATTCGAGgatttaaaatttctcaaactTATGACAA TTCTTCAAGATCAGAAAGCACCGGATGCGACAGATGTTTACATAAAAGATGTAGTTGCAGATTGGCTCATTCAAGCTAAGACCAGGAGAAGCCGGAA ACTTTCACGAGCATTGAAGAAGACTGAGAATGTCATTCAAGGAGATGAGAATGCTCATAGCCAGAATCCTGTAGACTGTAATCCTGGAATCCaaaatccacaaaatgaagaaaTCCTGTCAGCTGTTCACTCAGGCCTCGACATAGCATCTGTCATGCTGACTAGCTTATAG
- the LOC140223722 gene encoding uncharacterized protein isoform X2, producing the protein MDIMITFAIVLFTEEEDSPAVVRDDWLRVNDTKSFWPSFARSKCQIEKLLTDVNIFPREEDGWELCPVRVLCKGIDDLITAKASAKTAEFTSDIELSGRSKRIIKPVQRYNFDGSSEDDEASNSINNRKRQKKQEKPALPFHPLPQAPAIYASSRVPVDLVKQSPSDFISPSKASPTLNTNENNNFNSTHDQRTSDDAILRKLHYIQTSVDSLARMVEVLSKKVDSISGFIISVAEAPKDLSAGVSSNPLALEELLPCRDNDSLVKVNDQLIDSNEARVKLVRILSNVGGKTTKDKLFGMMKRIMNDDVAILYSFKGQSHSKKSFEDLKFLKLMTILQDQKAPDATDVYIKDVVADWLIQAKTRRSRKLSRALKKTENVIQGDENAHSQNPVDCNPGIQNPQNEEILSAVHSGLDIASVMLTSL; encoded by the exons ATG GACATCATGATAACATTTGCTATCGTTTTGTTTACGGAGGAAGAGGATTCTCCTGCAGTGGTGAGGGATGACTGGCTGCGTGTCAATGACACCAAAAGTTTCTGGCCATCGTTCGCAAGGTCCAAATGTCAAATTGAAAAGCTTCTTACTGATGTGAACATTTTCCCAAGAGAAGAGGACGGGTGGGAGTTGTGTCCTGTCCGAGTTCTTTGCAAGGGAATTG ATGATCTCATAACAGCTAAAGCTTCTGCCAAAACAGCTGAGTTTACTTCGGACATTGAACTTTCAGGCAGGTCCAAGAGAATTATCAAACCTGTCCAAAGGTACAACTTCGACGGAAGTTCTGAAGATGATGAGGCTTCAAACTCCATCAATAATCGAAAAAGACAAAAGAAACAAGAGAAGCCGGCTCTACCATTTCATCCCCTTCCTCAAGCTCCGGCAATATATGCTTCTTCTAGGGTACCTGTTGATCTCGTAAAGCAGTCTCCATCAGATTTTATATCTCCCTCAAAGGCATCACCAACTTTGAACACTAACGAGAACAATAATTTCAATTCCACCCATGACCAACGTACCTCTG ATGATGCCATCCTTAGAAAATTGCATTATATCCAGACTTCCGTCGATTCACTAGCCAGAATGGTAGAAGTACTGTCTAAAAAAGTGGACTCAATCAGTGGATTTATAATCTCAGTAGCTGAAGCTCCTAAAGATCTCTCTGCAGGTGTCAGCAGTAACCCATTGGCCTTAGAAGAACTTTTGCCATGTCGTGACAATGATTCTTTGGTGAAGGTGAACGATCAGCTAATTGATTCAAATGAAGCAAGAGTGAAATTA gTGAGAATCCTATCAAATGTGGGAGGCAAAACCACCAAAGATAAACTGTTTGGAATGATGAAGAGGATAATGAATGATGACGTTGCAATCCTCTATAGTTTTAAAGGGCAGTCGCACAGCAAAAAATCATTCGAGgatttaaaatttctcaaactTATGACAA TTCTTCAAGATCAGAAAGCACCGGATGCGACAGATGTTTACATAAAAGATGTAGTTGCAGATTGGCTCATTCAAGCTAAGACCAGGAGAAGCCGGAA ACTTTCACGAGCATTGAAGAAGACTGAGAATGTCATTCAAGGAGATGAGAATGCTCATAGCCAGAATCCTGTAGACTGTAATCCTGGAATCCaaaatccacaaaatgaagaaaTCCTGTCAGCTGTTCACTCAGGCCTCGACATAGCATCTGTCATGCTGACTAGCTTATAG
- the LOC140223722 gene encoding uncharacterized protein isoform X1 has translation MSLIFQDIMITFAIVLFTEEEDSPAVVRDDWLRVNDTKSFWPSFARSKCQIEKLLTDVNIFPREEDGWELCPVRVLCKGIDDLITAKASAKTAEFTSDIELSGRSKRIIKPVQRYNFDGSSEDDEASNSINNRKRQKKQEKPALPFHPLPQAPAIYASSRVPVDLVKQSPSDFISPSKASPTLNTNENNNFNSTHDQRTSDDAILRKLHYIQTSVDSLARMVEVLSKKVDSISGFIISVAEAPKDLSAGVSSNPLALEELLPCRDNDSLVKVNDQLIDSNEARVKLVRILSNVGGKTTKDKLFGMMKRIMNDDVAILYSFKGQSHSKKSFEDLKFLKLMTILQDQKAPDATDVYIKDVVADWLIQAKTRRSRKLSRALKKTENVIQGDENAHSQNPVDCNPGIQNPQNEEILSAVHSGLDIASVMLTSL, from the exons atgtctTTAATATTTCAGGACATCATGATAACATTTGCTATCGTTTTGTTTACGGAGGAAGAGGATTCTCCTGCAGTGGTGAGGGATGACTGGCTGCGTGTCAATGACACCAAAAGTTTCTGGCCATCGTTCGCAAGGTCCAAATGTCAAATTGAAAAGCTTCTTACTGATGTGAACATTTTCCCAAGAGAAGAGGACGGGTGGGAGTTGTGTCCTGTCCGAGTTCTTTGCAAGGGAATTG ATGATCTCATAACAGCTAAAGCTTCTGCCAAAACAGCTGAGTTTACTTCGGACATTGAACTTTCAGGCAGGTCCAAGAGAATTATCAAACCTGTCCAAAGGTACAACTTCGACGGAAGTTCTGAAGATGATGAGGCTTCAAACTCCATCAATAATCGAAAAAGACAAAAGAAACAAGAGAAGCCGGCTCTACCATTTCATCCCCTTCCTCAAGCTCCGGCAATATATGCTTCTTCTAGGGTACCTGTTGATCTCGTAAAGCAGTCTCCATCAGATTTTATATCTCCCTCAAAGGCATCACCAACTTTGAACACTAACGAGAACAATAATTTCAATTCCACCCATGACCAACGTACCTCTG ATGATGCCATCCTTAGAAAATTGCATTATATCCAGACTTCCGTCGATTCACTAGCCAGAATGGTAGAAGTACTGTCTAAAAAAGTGGACTCAATCAGTGGATTTATAATCTCAGTAGCTGAAGCTCCTAAAGATCTCTCTGCAGGTGTCAGCAGTAACCCATTGGCCTTAGAAGAACTTTTGCCATGTCGTGACAATGATTCTTTGGTGAAGGTGAACGATCAGCTAATTGATTCAAATGAAGCAAGAGTGAAATTA gTGAGAATCCTATCAAATGTGGGAGGCAAAACCACCAAAGATAAACTGTTTGGAATGATGAAGAGGATAATGAATGATGACGTTGCAATCCTCTATAGTTTTAAAGGGCAGTCGCACAGCAAAAAATCATTCGAGgatttaaaatttctcaaactTATGACAA TTCTTCAAGATCAGAAAGCACCGGATGCGACAGATGTTTACATAAAAGATGTAGTTGCAGATTGGCTCATTCAAGCTAAGACCAGGAGAAGCCGGAA ACTTTCACGAGCATTGAAGAAGACTGAGAATGTCATTCAAGGAGATGAGAATGCTCATAGCCAGAATCCTGTAGACTGTAATCCTGGAATCCaaaatccacaaaatgaagaaaTCCTGTCAGCTGTTCACTCAGGCCTCGACATAGCATCTGTCATGCTGACTAGCTTATAG